The sequence TTTTTTAAAAATAATATTAATGCTGTGATTTTGTCAGCCGAAGCTTCTAAAGTAAAAATATCTCTTTCTTGATGAAAGTTAAAAACATCGTTATTGAATGTTTCTACAAGTTTATCTTGGATCAGGGTATTTTCTAAAGCCATTTTATGAGATATTATATGAAGCTAATAATTCTTGGTATTCTGGAGAGCTTCTGCGTCTAACAGATTCGCTTTTTACCAATTCCTGTAATCTCATTACACCGTCAACAATTTGTTCTGGTCTTGGAGGACACCCTGGAACATATACGTCAACAGGAATTACTTTGTCAATTCCTTGAAGAACAGAATAAGTATCGAAAACCCCTCCTGAAGAAGCGCAAGCTCCAACAGCAATTACCCAGCGAGGCTCAGACATTTGTTCGTAAACTTGTCTTAAAATCGGGGCCATTTTTTTTGAAATAGTTCCCATTACTAAAAGCATATCAGCTTGACGAGGAGAGAAACTCACACGCTCTGAACCAAATCGTGCCAAATCGTAATGTGAAGCCATTGTCGCCATGAATTCGATACCACAGCATGAAGTCGCGAAAGGAAGCGGCCATAATGAGTTAGCTCTTGCTAAACCAACTACATCATTAAGTTTTGTAGCGAAGAAACCTTCACCAGTAACTCCTTCTGGTGGCGCAACCATATTTACTTTTGAATCGCTCATTTTTATTTTAGATTGTAGATTCCTGATTTTAGATTTTTGATCTTGAAATCGAAATCAATA comes from Flavobacterium sp. KACC 22761 and encodes:
- a CDS encoding NADH-quinone oxidoreductase subunit B — encoded protein: MSDSKVNMVAPPEGVTGEGFFATKLNDVVGLARANSLWPLPFATSCCGIEFMATMASHYDLARFGSERVSFSPRQADMLLVMGTISKKMAPILRQVYEQMSEPRWVIAVGACASSGGVFDTYSVLQGIDKVIPVDVYVPGCPPRPEQIVDGVMRLQELVKSESVRRRSSPEYQELLASYNIS